The Maylandia zebra isolate NMK-2024a linkage group LG7, Mzebra_GT3a, whole genome shotgun sequence genome contains a region encoding:
- the snx20 gene encoding sorting nexin-20 translates to MAEAQQGAQDLTEVDTMTPEDLPGSSSLTTKELQQNWRAVKQRERPVRLLFEIPSTRIVEHVLHKYVLYQVVVMRSGSFDSRRVSVERRYSDFSRFHHKLLEEFDEELEEVQLPRKMLSGNFSPESIGERRLALQDYLAKLYATRCVRHSPCFSAFFTEQEQQRAHGLLRAGQFRPAAELLQTVLDIQEKLLPWQKPTLLVPALAALAVCYRDLDEPERAFSAAQRALPPVRRYGLTRYRAPLLELLVDLGYQLGRPVAQLQDELTALRDAERGEASSHSLKEVVIQEFL, encoded by the exons ATGGCAGAAGCTCAGCAGGGAGCCCAAGACCTGACTGAGGTGGACACAATGACTCCAG AGGACTTGCCTGGCTCTTCCAGTTTAACCACTAAGGAGCTGCAGCAGAACTGGAGGGCGGTGAAGCAGCGAGAGCGACCCGTCCGGCTGCTCTTTGAGATCCCCTCCACCCGCATCGTCGAGCACGTGCTACACAAATACGTG cTCTACCAGGTGGTGGTGATGCGTTCTGGCAGCTTCGATTCCCGCCGTGTTTCGGTGGAGCGCCGCTACAGCGACTTCTCCCGCTTCCACCACAAACTGCTGGAGGAGTTTGacgaggagctggaggaggtgcaGCTGCCTCGCAAGATGCTCTCGGGGAACTTCTCCCCCGAGAGCATCGGGGAGCGGCGCCTGGCGCTGCAGGACTACCTGGCGAAGCTGTACGCCACGCGCTGCGTCAGACACTCGCCTTGCTTCTCGGCTTTCTTCAcagagcaggagcagcagcgggCGCACGGCCTGCTCCGGGCGGGGCAGTTCCGGCCAGCCGCAGAGCTGCTGCAGACCGTGCTGGACATCCAGGAGAAGCTGCTGCCCTGGCAGAAGCCCACCCTCCTCGTGCCCGCCCTCGCCGCCCTCGCTGTCTGCTACCGGGACCTGGACGAACCGGAGCGGGCGTTCTCCGCCGCTCAGAGAGCGCTGCCTCCGGTGAGGCGCTACGGACTGACGCGCTACAGAGCGCCGCTGCTGGAGCTGCTGGTGGACCTCGGGTACCAATTGGGCCGGCccgtggctcagctgcaggatgAGTTGACCGCTCTGAGAGATGCCGAGCGTGGGGAAGCGTCCTCCCACTCTCTGAAGGAGGTAGTGATCCAGGAGTTCCTCTGA
- the si:ch211-218c6.8 gene encoding apoptosis facilitator Bcl-2-like protein 14, producing the protein MTSQRAEDATETSEVFQLLEKYCSKRSKQRSPEMAVRTIAARRVKGNVPVIFPQGPAPSASFQKSLQVVLDGEVCFSGESSTCDEVHNRTLSTSAHTDDIVQRLVELIRAEGDDIDRKIKQNLDLQQQLRDLDYDMFKELTSSVQSLVHPAERAAPSEVHIQRQKIALVFEVTSRLSATSLVHQRRVLSFGERYIQENHSAWVEQHRGWAEAFSID; encoded by the exons atgacAAGCCAGCGAGCTGAAGATGCCACGGAAACCAGCGAggtgttccagctgctggaaaaGTACTGCAGCAAGAGGTCAAAACAGCGCTCACCTGAGATGGCAGTGAGGACGATTGCTGCCCGCCGTGTGAAAGGAAACGTCCCAG TTATCTTTCCTCAGGGTCCAGCTCCCAGTGCAAGTTTCCAGAAGTCTCTGCAGGTTGTACTTGATGGAGAAG TTTGTTTCTCAGGTGAGTCTTCCACCTGTGATGAGGTGCACAACAGGACGCTCAGTACCTCAGCGCACACGGATG ACATCGTCCAGAGGCTGGTAGAGCTGATCAGAGCGGAGGGAGACGACATCGACAGGAAG ATCAAACAgaacctggacctccagcagcagctcagagacCTGGACTATGACATGTTCAAGGAGCTCACCTCCAGCGTGCAGAGCCTGGTCCACCCGGCGGAGCGGGCGGCACCCTCTGAGGTTCACATTCAGAGGCAGAAGATCGCTCTGGTCTTCGAAGTGACCAGCAGGCTGTCAGCCACGAGTCTGGTCCACCAGAGGAGGGTGCTGAGCTTTGGAGAGCGGTACATTCAGGAGAACCACTCGGCTTGGGTGGAGCAGCACAGAGGCTGG GCTGAAGCTTTCAGCATCGACTGA